The proteins below come from a single Papaver somniferum cultivar HN1 chromosome 11, ASM357369v1, whole genome shotgun sequence genomic window:
- the LOC113322823 gene encoding uncharacterized protein LOC113322823: MEVGCSSSNSSMNPWKSSTNWVVTHGSLDNSISFETPLTHIDDEFTLESTNIPKDQLQLISPPSTDSGPCEITISFGQQHQIQQVYLRSTARVYEIYYSTDRKSNNEYLCTVKCSAAANEDGSLIPCDIREANGVQPEEPLETVEVPTYKIKSNSSQSTNEDDWVDVKTPVSPFLVNSMLNKTNENTETNTQEFYEATAEITDGEPCSSITLRLLSLQTQGCTHLGEIYIFGEPVDPDESEIRVGGPLQNSTGSSLMAMLVPTLLQLSKSGSTAQEKSTSDKKGSKVVDSLGTHNERVKPEEVQSSIPDGRERKFVEASRRNSDLEQVESSKQIPGTSRGSDFLNEEKDQPYGRIEKILDHLVARVIRMENFCLRFEEKMLIPISSIDSRLERLEKQLEVLTVRSQFSEFNPGTRFRAPEFLDGESPLHSIYSDGHKPFTRITAPEFSGCESLSNSMCDDGKDEQLPKGSESASKNIEFMRKKALELSNNEFDPRTPIKHGVIDDHKVRGLESAPDVLDNECESKNSVGGGGTTVHNSRGVESGDHKNIGETFSPIEDAYVSSVLPQSCPGLVITAPEFSSDSSEGGDGENGDDRNYSEVSVSDEKSFSITKKPSLSVDDALASALAGFLSATSAPSPKTNQTLEPPSEATCENEKSEFAPTITSESAADQGTSSVGIYRTEVENSSDSASCLPSQGKELKMAVEVTSETNLDLCPVQTPIYEDWFTDPNYESQTSNQFETCWNLDDVKICTKNVDFSRLDTVMPLEGGHANGNNILEPTYSSAVDFELPILEVNFVPLKNSKAKSPLEALLGEDAVQSEEQDSHAKYSSDADDDDSDKAVGKTRTLSMKDEKSHTPSGDFQPFCLMAADDHSEQTFFQNEETLENIEDSLECGNGEPFSSLV; this comes from the exons ATGGAAGTAGGGTGCAGTAGCAGCAACAGCAGTATGAATCCATGGAAATCTTCTACCAATTGGGTCGTAACTCATGGATCTCTCGACAATTCAATCTCTTTCGAGACTCCATTAACACATATTGACGATGAATTCACATTAGAATCAACAAATATTCCCAAAGACCAATTGCAATTGATTAGCCCTCCTTCAACAGATTCAGGTCCTTGTGAAATCACAA TTAGTTTTGGCCAGCAGCATCAAATCCAGCAGGTATATCTACGTAGTACAGCCCGGGTATATGAGATATACTATTCAACTGACAGGAAAAGCAACAATGAGTATCTCTGCACAGTTAAATGCTCTGCTGCAGCCAATGAAGATGGGTCACTTATTCCATGTGATATTAGAGAAGCAAATGGTGTTCAACCAGAGGAACCTCTTGAAACAGTGGAAGTTCCGACATACAAAATCAAGAGCAACAGTAGTCAGAGCACGAATGAAGATGACTGGGTGGATGTGAAAACCCCAGTTTCTCCTTTTCTTGTCAATTCTATGTTGAATAAAACCAATGAAAATACTGAAACTAACACCCAG GAGTTTTACGAGGCTACAGCAGAAATTACAGATGGGGAACCATGCAGTTCTATTACTTTGCGGTTACTATCGCTTCAAACTCAGGGGTGTACCCACCTAGGGGAGATCTATATTTTTGGTGAACCTGTTGATCCTGATGAGTCAGAAATTCGGGTTGGTGGCCCTCTGCAAAATTCAACAGGAAGTTCTTTAATGGCCATGCTTGTTCCCACTCTTTTGCAACTTTCTAAATCAGGGAGTACAGCACAAGAAAAGAGTACTTCTGATAAGAAAGGTTCAAAAGTAGTTGATTCACTGGGCACGCACAATGAGAGGGTGAAGCCAGAAGAAGTGCAGTCTAGTATACCTGATGGCAGAGAAAGAAAATTTGTCGAAGCTAGTAGGAGGAATTCAGATTTAGAACAAGTAGAATCTAGTAAACAGATCCCTGGTACGAGTAGAGGATCTGATTTTTTAAACGAAGAAAAAGATCAACCCTATGGTCGTATTGAGAAAATTTTAGATCATCTAGTTGCACGAGTAATTAGAATGGAAAACTTCTGTTTGAGGTTTGAAGAAAAAATGCTGATACCTATCAGCAGCATAGATTCAAGGCTCGAGCGATTGGAGAAGCAACTTGAAGTCCTCACAGTGAGATCTCAATTTTCTGAATTTAACCCAGGTACAAGATTTAGAGCTCCTGAATTTTTGGACGGTGAATCCCCCTTGCATTCTATTTACAGTGATGGGCATAAGCCATTTACCAGGATCACAGCTCCTGAATTTAGTGGCTGTGAGTCATTATCTAATTCTATGTGTGATGATGGGAAAGATGAGCAGTTACCCAAGGGCTCAGAATCTGCAAGTAAGAATATCGAGTTTATGAGGAAAAAGGCTCTTGAGTTATCGAATAATGAATTTGACCCCAGGACTCCCATCAAGCATGGCGTGATTGATGATCATAAGGTTAGGGGGTTGGAATCTGCTCCTGATGTTTTGGATAATGAGTGTGAGTCGAAGAACTCTGTTGGCGGTGGTGGGACCACTGTGCATAATTCCAGGGGGGTAGAGTCTGGTGATCATAAGAATATTGGTGAGACATTTTCTCCTATCGAGGATGCATATGTTTCTTCGGTTCTTCCTCAGTCGTGCCCTGGTTTGGTTATCACAGCCCCTGAATTTTCAAGTGATAGTAGTGAGGGGGGAGATGGTGAAAATGGAGATGACAGGAATTACTCGGAAGTCTCTGTATCAGATGAGAAGAGTTTCTCGATCACCAAAAAGCCATCTCTGTCAGTAGATGATGCATTAGCTTCGGCACTTGCTGGGTTCTTATCTGCAACTTCTGCTCCATCTCCAAAAACCAACCAAACTTTGGAACCACCGAGTGAAGCTACTTGcgaaaacgaaaaatcagagtttgCTCCGACAATTACTAGTGAATCAGCTGCAGATCAAGGAACCTCTTCTGTTGGAATTTACAGAACAGAGGTTGAGAACTCTTCAGATTCAGCTTCTTGTTTGCCTTCTCAAGGGAAAGAGTTAAAAATGGCAGTGGAAGTTACAAGTGAGACAAATCTTGATCTATGTCCAGTACAAACTCCAATCTATGAAGATTGGTTCACAGACCCGAATTATGAGAGTCAAACAAGTAATCAATTTGAAACCTGCTGGAATTTGGATGATGTGAAAATTTGTACCAAGAATGTTGATTTCAGCAGACTGGATACGGTGATGCCTCTTGAAGGAGGTCATGCTAATGGGAATAACATTCTTGAACCAACTTATAGTTCTGCTGTGGATTTTGAACTACCAATCTTAGAAGTGAATTTTGTTCCGCTCAAAAATTCGAAGGCCAAATCTCCCCTTGAAGCTCTTCTTGGCGAAGATGCTGTACAGAGCGAAGAACAAGATTCTCATGCAAAGTATTCAAgtgatgctgatgatgatgacAGTGATAAAGCGGTTGGAAAAACTCGTACTCTTTCAATGAAAGATGAAAAATCACATACTCCTTCTGGTGATTTCCAGCCCTTTTGTCTGATGGCCGCTGATGATCATTCTGAACAAACCTTTTTTCAGAATGAGGAAACTTTGGAAAACATTGAGGATTCTTTGGAATGTGGGAATGGTGAGCCCTTCTCAAGCCTCGTATGA